Proteins from a genomic interval of Amycolatopsis sp. cg13:
- a CDS encoding MFS transporter, with amino-acid sequence MFFARVPMTMTGVTLTLYVVSGLGRGYGAAGVVGAAVTLGMALGAPLIGRTIDRYGLRPVVAVCGLSSTAFWFAAPHLSYGALVVCALPAGVLSVPAGSLARQILAALVPADQRRAAYSLDTILVEASFMIGPAAGIAAISGLSATLTLSGIGTIFGITALLIFLLNPPIRNEDELAPIGAVRPPLRSWLTGRLLATLLIAAGTLFCLVGTEVATLAALRSHGDVGWTGLVIAVMCAASMIGGIVHGAVRKSLPQGLLMLLLALLVIPVGLATQPWWLLMLLLIPTNLVCAPTLAATTEAVSELAPPAVRGEAMGLQDASTRLGLAAGSPVVGFAIDHSSPAWGFAAAGLGGLALAALGLVWSLRRSSVRTPSLAAAVRARR; translated from the coding sequence ATGTTCTTCGCACGCGTACCCATGACGATGACCGGCGTGACGCTGACGCTGTACGTCGTCAGCGGTCTCGGCCGGGGCTACGGCGCGGCGGGCGTCGTCGGCGCGGCCGTCACGCTGGGCATGGCACTCGGCGCGCCGTTGATCGGGCGCACCATCGACCGGTACGGCCTGCGTCCAGTGGTCGCGGTGTGCGGGCTGTCGTCCACTGCGTTCTGGTTCGCGGCTCCGCATCTTTCTTACGGCGCGCTGGTGGTGTGCGCGCTGCCGGCCGGCGTGCTGTCGGTGCCCGCGGGTTCGCTGGCGCGGCAGATCCTGGCCGCGCTCGTGCCCGCTGACCAGCGGCGCGCGGCGTACTCGCTGGACACGATCCTGGTCGAGGCGTCGTTCATGATCGGCCCGGCGGCCGGGATCGCGGCGATCTCGGGGCTGTCGGCGACGCTGACCCTGAGCGGCATCGGCACCATCTTCGGCATCACCGCGCTGCTGATCTTCCTGCTCAACCCGCCGATCCGGAACGAGGACGAACTCGCCCCGATCGGCGCCGTGCGCCCGCCGCTGCGGTCCTGGCTGACCGGACGGCTGCTGGCGACCCTGCTGATCGCCGCCGGGACGCTGTTCTGCCTGGTCGGCACGGAGGTCGCGACGCTGGCCGCGCTGCGCTCGCACGGCGACGTCGGCTGGACCGGCCTGGTCATCGCGGTGATGTGCGCGGCGTCGATGATCGGCGGCATCGTGCACGGCGCGGTGCGGAAATCGCTGCCGCAGGGATTGCTGATGCTGCTGCTCGCGCTGCTGGTGATCCCGGTCGGGCTCGCGACGCAGCCGTGGTGGCTGCTGATGCTCCTGCTGATCCCGACGAACCTGGTCTGCGCCCCGACGCTCGCGGCCACCACGGAGGCGGTCAGCGAACTCGCGCCGCCCGCCGTTCGCGGCGAGGCGATGGGCCTGCAGGACGCGTCGACCCGGCTAGGGCTGGCCGCGGGGAGCCCCGTGGTCGGGTTCGCGATCGACCATTCGAGCCCGGCGTGGGGTTTCGCGGCGGCCGGGCTCGGCGGCCTGGCGCTGGCGGCGCTGGGACTGGTGTGGTCGCTGCGCCGGAGTTCGGTGCGGACACCTTCGCTGGCGGCCGCGGTCCGCGCTCGCCGCTGA
- a CDS encoding TIGR03085 family metal-binding protein has translation MGLAKDERQALSDLFEQLGPDAPTLCEGWQTRDLAAHLVVREHRPDAMPGIVVPALAGHTQKVQDGVAARPWDDLVSQVRRGPSRFWPTSIGPVDEATNSAEFLVHHEDVRRAQPDWSPRPADPSRDGAAWRLATRTAKLNLRKSPVGVVLRTPDGQSASVKSGAPVVTVVGEPVELLLFVFGRDAVQVSYEGDDAAVERLKGAKRGL, from the coding sequence ATGGGCCTTGCCAAGGATGAACGCCAAGCGCTGAGCGACCTCTTCGAGCAGCTCGGCCCGGACGCCCCGACCCTGTGCGAGGGCTGGCAGACGCGGGATCTGGCCGCGCATCTGGTCGTGCGAGAGCATCGGCCGGACGCGATGCCCGGAATCGTGGTGCCCGCCCTCGCCGGTCACACGCAGAAGGTGCAAGACGGCGTCGCGGCGCGCCCGTGGGACGACCTGGTCAGCCAGGTCCGCCGAGGCCCGTCCCGCTTCTGGCCGACGTCCATCGGCCCGGTGGACGAGGCGACGAACAGCGCCGAGTTTTTGGTGCACCACGAGGATGTCCGCCGCGCGCAGCCGGATTGGTCCCCGCGCCCGGCTGACCCTTCGCGGGACGGTGCGGCCTGGCGGCTGGCTACGCGGACGGCGAAGCTGAACCTGCGCAAGTCGCCGGTCGGGGTGGTGCTGCGGACTCCGGATGGTCAGTCGGCTTCGGTGAAGTCGGGCGCGCCGGTGGTCACGGTGGTGGGCGAGCCGGTGGAACTGCTGCTGTTCGTCTTCGGGAGGGACGCGGTGCAGGTGTCTTACGAGGGTGACGATGCTGCTGTGGAGCGGTTGAAGGGCGCTAAGCGCGGGCTGTGA
- a CDS encoding organic hydroperoxide resistance protein: MAEPIYTAVATARGEGRNGDVTSSDGVIDESLAIPKEMGGPGGDKTNPEQLFAAGYSACFLSALQAVARQAKVALPAATVTGSVSVFKKDAGFQLGVRLDVSLPGLAKADADQLVEQAHQVCPYSNATRGNIEVELTTTV, from the coding sequence ATGGCCGAGCCGATCTACACCGCCGTCGCGACCGCGCGAGGAGAAGGCCGCAACGGCGACGTGACGTCCTCGGACGGCGTGATCGACGAGTCGCTGGCGATCCCCAAGGAGATGGGCGGTCCCGGCGGCGACAAAACCAACCCGGAGCAGCTGTTCGCCGCGGGGTACTCCGCGTGTTTCCTGAGCGCGCTGCAAGCCGTGGCCCGGCAGGCGAAGGTCGCGCTGCCGGCGGCGACGGTGACCGGTTCGGTGAGCGTGTTCAAGAAGGACGCCGGGTTCCAGCTCGGCGTGCGGCTCGACGTCTCGCTGCCCGGCTTGGCGAAGGCCGACGCCGACCAGCTGGTCGAGCAAGCACACCAGGTCTGCCCGTACTCCAACGCGACCCGCGGCAACATCGAGGTGGAGCTGACTACCACCGTCTGA
- a CDS encoding alpha/beta hydrolase, translated as MAIPPQIRVQTAAAQLLFWLPRPVRRLIAGAPLRLDGQELALDAQLLLRLQKLSGASLVNGSVERSRALLEASQHLVNGKRVNPVATRDVAIPSGDASLDATLYTPAGLPEPSPLLVFFHGGGWVIGSRATHDNAARYLAKHAGVRVLSVEYRLAPESPFPGPVEDALAAFDYAHAKAADLGADPDRIAVGGDSAGGNLSAVVALEATRRGGPAPAFQLLIYPAVDFTTRRRSRELFGEDLFLTDEAMVWFEGHYAPEGVDKADPRMSPLLASDHSGLPPAYIVTAGFDPLRDEGEAYAEKLRAAGVPVALSRQADLIHGFLNFAGVGTRFREAIAEMAGALRVGLAKRS; from the coding sequence ATGGCGATTCCGCCGCAGATCCGCGTCCAGACTGCCGCCGCGCAGTTGTTGTTCTGGCTGCCCCGTCCGGTGCGGAGGCTGATCGCCGGAGCGCCGCTGCGGCTGGACGGCCAGGAACTCGCCCTCGACGCCCAGTTGCTGCTGCGGTTGCAGAAGCTCTCCGGAGCTTCGCTGGTCAACGGGTCGGTCGAGCGGTCGCGCGCGCTGCTGGAGGCGAGCCAGCACCTGGTGAACGGCAAGCGAGTCAACCCCGTCGCGACCCGTGACGTCGCCATCCCGTCCGGCGACGCGTCACTGGACGCCACTCTCTACACCCCGGCCGGGCTGCCCGAACCGTCGCCGCTTCTGGTGTTCTTCCACGGCGGCGGCTGGGTCATCGGCAGCCGGGCCACGCACGACAACGCCGCGCGCTACCTCGCGAAGCACGCCGGGGTCCGAGTGCTGTCCGTGGAGTACCGGCTCGCGCCGGAGAGCCCGTTCCCCGGGCCGGTCGAGGACGCGCTGGCCGCGTTCGACTACGCACACGCCAAGGCAGCTGACCTCGGCGCGGACCCGGACCGGATCGCGGTGGGCGGCGACAGCGCGGGCGGCAACCTGTCCGCCGTCGTCGCGCTGGAGGCGACTCGACGCGGCGGCCCGGCGCCCGCGTTCCAGCTGTTGATCTACCCGGCCGTCGACTTCACCACGCGACGCCGCTCTCGCGAACTGTTCGGCGAAGACCTCTTCCTCACCGACGAGGCGATGGTGTGGTTCGAAGGGCATTACGCGCCCGAGGGCGTCGACAAGGCCGATCCGCGGATGTCGCCGCTGCTCGCGTCTGACCACAGTGGACTCCCGCCCGCCTACATCGTGACCGCGGGCTTCGACCCGCTGCGCGACGAAGGCGAGGCGTACGCGGAAAAACTGCGTGCCGCAGGGGTTCCGGTGGCGCTCAGCCGGCAGGCCGACCTGATCCACGGATTCCTCAACTTCGCCGGGGTCGGGACGCGGTTCCGGGAGGCGATCGCGGAGATGGCCGGTGCGTTGCGGGTGGGACTCGCGAAGCGCTCGTGA
- a CDS encoding NADPH-dependent FMN reductase translates to MTSAKKVKVLGIGGSLREGSQSERALRIALAAAEERGVVTELIPGPELVLPFYDTAIPERDERARKLIEGIRQADGLIVVSPGYHGGLSGLVKNALDYVEDLREDTRPYLDGRAVGLAAVAYGWQAAVTTLEQLRTITHALRGWSTPLGGSINSAETKFDEGGGASDEKSVRTLRLIGEQVAEHALLRAR, encoded by the coding sequence GTGACTTCAGCAAAAAAGGTCAAGGTGCTGGGCATTGGCGGCTCGCTGCGAGAGGGCTCGCAATCCGAGCGCGCGTTGCGCATCGCGCTCGCCGCCGCTGAGGAACGCGGCGTCGTGACCGAGCTGATCCCGGGTCCCGAGCTGGTCCTGCCGTTCTACGACACCGCCATCCCGGAGCGGGACGAACGCGCGAGGAAGCTCATCGAGGGCATCCGCCAGGCGGACGGCCTCATCGTCGTCTCGCCCGGCTATCACGGCGGGCTGTCCGGGCTGGTCAAGAACGCCCTGGACTACGTCGAAGACCTCCGTGAAGACACCCGTCCCTACCTCGACGGCCGCGCGGTCGGTCTCGCCGCGGTCGCGTACGGCTGGCAGGCCGCGGTCACCACGCTCGAACAGCTCCGCACGATCACGCACGCGCTGCGCGGCTGGTCCACTCCCTTGGGTGGTTCGATCAACTCCGCCGAGACGAAGTTCGACGAGGGCGGCGGCGCTTCCGACGAGAAGAGCGTCCGCACGTTGCGGCTCATCGGCGAGCAGGTCGCGGAGCACGCGCTGCTTCGCGCGCGCTGA
- a CDS encoding DUF4034 domain-containing protein has protein sequence MSTFEFMDTLSQEDMARYLTPPIKQTDTARFGLPADDEITEDRLLPEPVRAARDAHRAGEWRPGADLLAEIGTDWDRRSTAVGVLSEAAADDDTALKAWRTARPDDADAAIVHADSLTKVAWQIRSSHRASKVSAEQFAGFLRVLEQADEACQIAAELAPEDPTPWEKRCSIAMGRQYSHDDFREVWAGVLERDPLHVAAHGRAMQYWCAKWFGSHELMWEFAEEGAAKHPKLAWLPLAAAFEMWAADVKDPWQDKRVTQALEVLLPWLDGDGRDTPDARDSRAFAARALVELKRGEEAIEQFRHLGAHADGFVWSYHAFGSVHEFRKFRSKACRLAK, from the coding sequence ATGAGCACTTTCGAATTCATGGACACCCTCAGCCAGGAGGACATGGCCCGCTACCTCACTCCGCCGATCAAGCAGACCGACACCGCCCGCTTCGGACTTCCCGCGGACGACGAAATCACCGAAGACCGGCTGCTGCCCGAACCGGTTCGCGCCGCCCGAGACGCCCACCGAGCCGGAGAATGGCGGCCGGGCGCGGACTTGCTGGCGGAAATCGGCACGGACTGGGACCGCCGCAGCACCGCGGTGGGCGTCCTTTCCGAGGCCGCGGCCGACGACGACACCGCGTTGAAAGCCTGGCGCACCGCCCGTCCCGACGACGCGGACGCCGCCATCGTCCACGCGGACTCGCTCACGAAGGTCGCCTGGCAGATCCGGAGTTCGCACCGGGCGAGCAAAGTCAGCGCGGAGCAATTCGCCGGTTTCCTGCGCGTCCTCGAACAGGCCGACGAGGCTTGCCAGATCGCCGCGGAACTCGCCCCGGAAGACCCGACGCCGTGGGAAAAGCGGTGCTCGATCGCGATGGGCCGCCAGTACTCGCACGACGATTTCCGCGAGGTATGGGCTGGCGTGCTGGAACGGGACCCGTTGCACGTCGCCGCACACGGCCGCGCGATGCAGTACTGGTGCGCGAAGTGGTTCGGCTCGCACGAGCTGATGTGGGAGTTCGCCGAGGAAGGCGCGGCGAAGCACCCGAAGCTGGCGTGGCTCCCGCTGGCGGCTGCTTTCGAAATGTGGGCCGCGGACGTCAAGGACCCGTGGCAGGACAAGCGGGTCACGCAGGCGCTCGAGGTTTTGCTGCCCTGGCTCGACGGGGACGGCCGCGATACGCCGGATGCCCGGGACAGCCGGGCGTTCGCCGCCCGCGCGCTGGTGGAGCTGAAGCGGGGCGAGGAGGCGATCGAGCAGTTCCGCCACCTCGGCGCGCATGCGGACGGTTTCGTGTGGTCGTACCACGCGTTCGGTTCGGTGCACGAGTTCCGGAAGTTCCGGAGCAAGGCCTGCCGGCTGGCCAAGTAG
- a CDS encoding M48 family metalloprotease: MKNSSRALLAVLLLAGFPVLVLAVAASMIWLEIAAYQHSPFTAGRLGILVVPVLYVLFTALLTFERTRDDDVPGLPVTPEEQPELWAAVRELAQEIGTRPPDEIYLIPQVNASVYEQTHWLGLRVRRRRMFIGAQLFAGMRVSQLRAILGHELGHYSNRHTRFAGATYRGRQTIGRVLNGLHSTWSARMLRPVFSTYAALYFRVSMSVNRQQELAADAASARVAGSTAAATALREVEVLDTAWRLFLSKYATIAWSAGYLPQRMAEGYQLLLTDEKRAKKLASVRENPPSEPTSQYDSHPPTSERIALLEAAPDVPVPPGGERPATDLLRNGPALLEAVLATGFTAGASSKKKVDWASLVDIGMRNSNQVEALRIRRSRSLDELLDLLDTGRLEDIAGPNAPVTAGARAKRELYRPQVHSRLSIVVHAELAKADAAHWELSWSGPAKLVLAEPYATELDPAVGAAIDGDTAPLRALLAPLHS, from the coding sequence ATGAAGAACTCGTCGCGGGCGTTGCTCGCTGTCTTGCTGCTGGCCGGTTTTCCGGTGCTGGTGCTCGCCGTCGCCGCGTCGATGATCTGGCTGGAGATCGCCGCGTACCAGCACAGTCCGTTCACCGCGGGACGGCTTGGCATCCTTGTCGTTCCGGTGCTGTACGTGCTGTTCACCGCCCTGCTGACGTTCGAGCGGACCCGCGACGACGACGTGCCCGGCCTGCCCGTCACTCCTGAGGAGCAGCCGGAACTGTGGGCGGCCGTTCGCGAACTCGCCCAGGAAATCGGCACTCGGCCGCCGGATGAGATTTACCTGATTCCCCAGGTCAACGCGTCGGTGTACGAGCAGACGCACTGGCTGGGGCTGCGCGTGCGGAGGCGCCGGATGTTCATCGGCGCGCAGCTTTTCGCCGGGATGCGGGTCAGTCAGCTCCGCGCCATTCTCGGGCACGAGCTTGGCCACTACAGCAATCGCCACACCCGGTTCGCCGGCGCGACTTACCGCGGACGGCAGACGATCGGCCGAGTCCTGAATGGACTCCATTCGACCTGGTCGGCCCGGATGCTGCGGCCGGTCTTCAGCACGTACGCCGCCCTGTACTTCCGGGTCTCGATGAGCGTGAACCGGCAACAGGAACTCGCCGCGGACGCCGCGTCCGCGCGGGTAGCGGGCTCCACCGCCGCGGCGACCGCGTTGCGCGAGGTCGAGGTGCTCGACACGGCTTGGCGGCTCTTCCTGAGCAAGTACGCGACCATCGCCTGGTCCGCCGGCTACCTGCCGCAACGGATGGCCGAGGGCTACCAACTTCTGCTCACCGACGAGAAACGCGCGAAGAAATTGGCTTCCGTGCGGGAGAATCCGCCCTCCGAGCCGACCTCGCAGTACGACAGCCACCCGCCGACTTCCGAACGGATCGCGCTGCTGGAGGCCGCGCCGGACGTCCCCGTGCCGCCCGGCGGCGAACGGCCGGCGACGGATCTTCTCCGCAACGGGCCGGCACTGCTGGAAGCGGTGCTGGCGACCGGTTTCACGGCGGGAGCGTCCTCGAAGAAGAAGGTCGACTGGGCCAGCCTGGTCGACATTGGGATGCGCAACTCCAATCAAGTCGAAGCGTTGCGGATTCGCCGCAGCCGCAGCCTCGACGAACTGCTCGACCTGCTCGACACCGGACGCCTTGAGGACATCGCCGGCCCCAACGCCCCGGTGACGGCCGGAGCACGGGCGAAGCGCGAGCTCTACCGGCCGCAAGTCCACAGTCGACTGTCCATTGTGGTGCACGCGGAACTCGCCAAAGCCGATGCGGCGCACTGGGAACTGTCCTGGTCCGGACCGGCGAAGCTAGTGCTGGCCGAACCGTATGCCACCGAACTTGATCCCGCCGTCGGCGCGGCCATCGACGGGGACACCGCTCCGCTCCGTGCGTTGCTCGCCCCGCTTCATTCCTGA
- a CDS encoding Dps family protein: MTTSPIKSPLSDADKEITGNALQATLTDLIDLSLIAKQAHWNVVGQNFRSAHLQLDELVSTARQYVDEVAERAAAIGVSPNGKAKTVVATSGAPEYPDNWQSVGSTISAIVDTLATLIERLRKRIDETDKSDLVTQDLLIEITRALEEAHWMWQAQQA, translated from the coding sequence ATGACCACTTCCCCCATCAAGAGCCCGCTTTCCGACGCGGACAAGGAGATCACCGGCAACGCGCTGCAGGCGACGCTGACCGATCTGATCGACCTCTCGCTCATCGCGAAGCAGGCGCACTGGAACGTGGTGGGCCAGAACTTCCGCAGCGCGCACCTGCAGCTCGACGAGCTGGTGTCGACCGCGCGGCAGTACGTCGACGAGGTGGCCGAGCGCGCCGCCGCGATCGGGGTTTCGCCCAACGGCAAGGCGAAAACCGTCGTGGCGACCTCCGGGGCTCCGGAGTACCCGGACAACTGGCAGTCCGTCGGCTCGACCATCTCCGCGATCGTCGACACGCTCGCGACGCTGATCGAACGGCTCCGCAAGCGCATCGACGAGACCGACAAGAGCGACCTCGTGACGCAGGATCTGCTCATCGAGATCACTCGCGCGCTGGAAGAGGCGCACTGGATGTGGCAGGCGCAGCAAGCCTGA
- a CDS encoding glutamate decarboxylase has protein sequence MVLHQGKQDRADRKTGTNPLYAGSNPALAADFTMPRDRLRDDSLPPDTALQLVRDELMLDGNARLNLATFVTTWMEPQARELMAECVDKNMIDKDEYPQTAELERRCVNILADLWHAPDPTDIMGCSTTGSSEACMLAGMALKRRWSKLGRTGKPNLVMGINVQVCWEKFCEYWEVEPRLVPMEGDRYHLSAEEAVKLCDENTIGVVAILGSTFDGSYEPVAEVAAALDALQERTGWDIPVHVDGASGAMIAPFLDEDLEWDFRLPRVASINTSGHKYGLVYPGVGWVVWRDKAALPEELVFNVNYLGGDMPTFALNFSRPGSEVAAQYYTFVRLGREGFRAVQQASRDVATYLADEIAKLEPFELLTRGDQLPVFAFTTRSDITAFDVFDVSRRLRERGWLVPAYTFPDNRTDLAVLRVVVRNGFTHDLADLLLADLKRVLPELNRQPSPQHDPATSTGFHH, from the coding sequence ATGGTGCTGCATCAGGGGAAACAAGATCGGGCAGACCGGAAGACGGGCACGAATCCGTTGTACGCCGGGAGCAATCCGGCGCTCGCCGCGGACTTCACGATGCCGCGCGACCGGCTGCGGGACGATTCGCTGCCGCCGGACACCGCGCTGCAGCTGGTGCGCGACGAGCTGATGCTCGACGGCAACGCGCGGCTCAACCTCGCCACGTTCGTCACGACGTGGATGGAACCGCAGGCGCGCGAGCTGATGGCCGAGTGTGTCGACAAGAACATGATCGACAAGGACGAGTACCCGCAGACCGCCGAACTCGAGCGCCGCTGCGTCAACATCCTCGCCGATCTGTGGCACGCGCCCGATCCCACCGACATCATGGGCTGTTCGACGACCGGGTCGTCCGAGGCCTGCATGCTCGCCGGAATGGCGTTGAAGCGGCGCTGGTCGAAGCTGGGCCGGACCGGAAAGCCGAACCTGGTGATGGGCATCAACGTCCAGGTGTGCTGGGAAAAGTTCTGCGAGTACTGGGAAGTCGAGCCGCGCCTGGTGCCGATGGAGGGCGACCGGTACCACCTGTCCGCCGAAGAAGCGGTGAAACTCTGCGACGAGAACACCATCGGCGTCGTCGCGATCCTCGGCTCGACCTTCGACGGCAGCTACGAGCCGGTCGCCGAGGTCGCGGCCGCTCTCGACGCGCTGCAGGAGCGGACCGGCTGGGACATTCCCGTGCACGTCGACGGCGCGTCCGGCGCGATGATCGCCCCGTTCCTCGACGAGGACCTGGAATGGGATTTCCGGCTGCCGCGCGTCGCGTCGATCAACACCTCCGGGCACAAATACGGCCTCGTGTACCCCGGCGTCGGCTGGGTGGTGTGGCGGGACAAAGCCGCGCTGCCTGAGGAACTAGTGTTCAACGTCAACTACCTGGGCGGCGACATGCCGACCTTCGCACTCAATTTTTCGCGCCCTGGCTCGGAAGTCGCCGCGCAGTACTACACCTTCGTCCGGCTGGGTCGCGAAGGTTTCCGTGCGGTGCAACAAGCTTCGCGTGACGTGGCGACGTATCTGGCCGATGAGATCGCCAAGCTGGAACCCTTCGAGCTCCTCACCCGCGGCGACCAGTTGCCAGTGTTCGCCTTCACCACGCGCTCGGACATCACTGCGTTTGATGTCTTCGACGTTTCCCGCCGCCTCCGCGAACGCGGCTGGCTCGTGCCCGCGTACACATTCCCGGACAACCGCACCGACCTGGCTGTGTTGAGGGTCGTCGTCCGCAACGGCTTCACGCACGACCTGGCCGACCTGCTGCTCGCCGACCTGAAGCGCGTGCTGCCGGAACTGAACCGCCAGCCGTCCCCGCAGCACGATCCCGCCACATCGACCGGCTTCCACCACTAA
- a CDS encoding RtcB family protein: MYTAVDGERVPIRMWADPASVEDQAMRQLRNVANLPWVHGVAVMPDVHYGKGATVGSVIAMRDAVSPAAVGVDIGCGMSAVRTSLTASDLPDDLGKLRKRIESAVPVGFGLHKTPVNTAKVHGVGGWDTFWKSFGDLHEGVQDLADRAARQIGSLGGGNHFIEVCLEQGGADEGRVWLMLHSGSRNIGKELAERHMAIARKLPHNRDLPDPDLSVFVANTPEMRAYRRDLFWAQDYAARNRATMIALVKLAVAEVIPGTSFDDAVSCHHNYVAEETYDGVDLLVTRKGAIRAGSGDLGIIPGSMGTGSYIVRGLGNTASFESASHGAGRRMSRTKARKTFTAADLVAQTEGVECRKDTGVVDEIPSAYKDIETVIKAQTDLVEVVAHLKQVVCVKG; the protein is encoded by the coding sequence ATGTACACGGCAGTGGACGGCGAGCGGGTTCCGATCCGGATGTGGGCAGACCCCGCGTCGGTCGAAGACCAAGCGATGCGTCAGCTGCGCAACGTCGCCAACCTTCCGTGGGTGCACGGCGTCGCGGTGATGCCCGACGTCCACTACGGCAAGGGCGCGACGGTGGGCAGTGTCATCGCCATGCGCGACGCCGTCTCGCCTGCCGCGGTCGGCGTCGACATCGGCTGCGGGATGAGCGCGGTGCGGACGTCGCTCACCGCGAGCGACCTGCCGGACGACCTCGGCAAGCTGCGCAAGCGGATCGAATCGGCGGTGCCGGTCGGGTTCGGGCTGCACAAGACGCCGGTCAACACCGCGAAGGTGCACGGCGTCGGCGGTTGGGACACGTTCTGGAAGTCGTTCGGCGATCTGCACGAGGGCGTCCAGGACCTGGCCGACCGGGCGGCGCGGCAGATCGGCAGCCTCGGCGGCGGCAACCATTTCATCGAGGTCTGCCTCGAACAGGGCGGAGCCGACGAGGGCCGCGTGTGGCTGATGCTGCATTCGGGTTCGCGCAACATCGGCAAGGAACTCGCTGAGCGGCACATGGCGATCGCGCGGAAACTGCCGCACAACCGGGATCTGCCGGATCCCGATCTGTCGGTGTTCGTCGCGAACACACCGGAAATGCGGGCGTACCGGCGCGATCTGTTCTGGGCGCAGGACTACGCGGCACGGAACCGGGCGACGATGATCGCGCTGGTGAAGCTCGCGGTCGCGGAGGTCATCCCGGGCACCAGTTTCGACGACGCGGTTTCGTGCCATCACAACTATGTCGCCGAGGAAACCTACGACGGCGTCGACCTGCTCGTCACCCGCAAGGGCGCGATCCGCGCCGGCTCCGGCGATCTCGGGATCATCCCGGGCAGCATGGGAACCGGCTCGTACATCGTGCGCGGACTCGGCAACACCGCGTCGTTCGAATCCGCGTCCCACGGCGCCGGGCGGCGGATGTCGCGGACGAAGGCCCGCAAGACGTTCACCGCCGCCGACCTCGTCGCGCAGACCGAGGGCGTGGAATGCCGGAAGGACACCGGGGTCGTCGACGAGATCCCGTCCGCGTACAAGGACATCGAGACGGTGATCAAGGCACAGACCGACCTGGTCGAGGTGGTCGCGCACCTCAAGCAGGTCGTGTGCGTGAAGGGTTGA